Genomic window (Granulicella arctica):
CGCGGCGTCGGCATGGGACTGGATGAGAAGGCGATCGAGGCAGTTCGGCAGTACAAGTTTCGCCCGGCGAAGGAGAACGGCAAGCCGGTCCTTGTAGAGCTGAACGTCGAAGTAAACTTCCAGATCTTCTAGTTCGTCTCGTTGGTACATAGAAGGCCTGCTCTCGAAGCAGGCCTTCTATTTGCGGCGGGAGGCTTTCTCGAGGCGGTCGCGGAGCGCTGCGCCGATCCCTGATGCGGAGGGAAGAGGGCAGATGATGGCGGCGACGCCTGTGCTGTCCAGTTCGCGAAGTCCGGCGAAGACGGTGCGGGCAAGGCCTTCGGGATCTTTCCATGCGGCCCAAGCGAAGACAACAGCGCCGGGTGGCGAAGCCCAGCCGAACGGAAGCATGACGCCGACCCGCTCCTGCAGGCCAAGTAGCTTGCTCAGTCGCTCCTGCATCTCTTCCTGATCGCGAACGAGGGTTAGCGTGGCTCGTGGAGCGTAGTGGCGGATGCCAACTCCGGGCGATGGCAAGCTTTCGGGCGACGCTTGCTGCGGAGGAGGCTGGTACGTTTGGACGGGTTTACCGAGGAGTTCGGAGAGCATTGCGGCGGTGATCGCGCCTGGACGATAGATGATGCCGGCTGATGGATCGAAGACGGTGGACTCGACGCCGACTTCCGTTGGACCACCATCGAGGATAGCGTCGATGCGACCGTCCAGATCGTCGAGAACGTGGGCTGCGGTTGTTGGGCTGGTGTGGCCAAAGCGGTTGGCGCTGGGCGCGGCGACGGGAACTCCGGCTGCTGCGATCAGGGCGAGTGCGAGCGGATGACGCGGCATGCGGACGCCGACGAGCGGACGGTTCGCCGTTATTTGGTCTGGGATTGCGCTGGAGCGTGGCAGGAGCAGGGTCAACGGACCGGGCCAGAAGGCGGCTATGAGGGTTTCGGCTGTGGCAGGGACTTCAGCTACCTGGGAGAGCATCTTACGGTCGCTGATGTGGACGATCAGCGGATCCCAATGCGGGCGCTGCTTGGCCTCGAAGATCGACTCAACGGCCTGGCTGTCGAGGGCATTTGCGCCTAGTCCGTAAACCGTCTCAGTGGGGAAGGCTACGAGCTTGCCCTGGCGGAGAAGTTCGGCGGCGCGCTTGAGTTGATCGGGGCTAAGGCGCTCCGTGATGCGTGGGGATGTCACCTTGTCATGGTAACTTCCACCGGAAATCGCCGTATACTCAGCCCATGCAGATGGCTGAGATAGAGCTCAAATTCCCCGTTGCCGATATAGACGCTCTCCAGTCCAAGCTGCCTGCTCTAGGCTTCCAACTGGTCACGGCGCGGACGTTTGAGAGCAACACGCTCTATGACACTGCTGACCGCAGATTACGGGACTCGCACCAGATCCTGCGGCTTCGGCAGTATGGCGAACTTTGGACCGTGACGCATAAACGACATCCGGACGACGAAGATCCTGCGGGCGCGGATATTCGCTATAAGGTTCGCGTCGAGACGGAGACGACGGTTGCTGATGGTCCTGCGCTGGCGGAGATCTTCAAGCGTATCGGTTATGCGCCGATGTTTCGGTATGACAAGTTTCGTACAGAATGGGCGCAGAACGATGCTCACCTGGTGATCGACGAGACGCCGATCGGGATCTTTGCCGAGGTCGAAGGGCCTATTGAATGGATCGATCGGACGCTTGTGTTGCTTGGGATCGATTCGGCAGTCTGTTTAACGGATAGTTACGGAAGGCTGTTTCTTGGGTGGAAGGAACGGACTGGAAGTGCGGCGTTGAATCTTACCTGGGATGAGATTCAAGTGGCTGTTCCTGTCGAGACGAGCAAGAGCTGACCGCAGGTCCTTCGACTTCGCTCAGGATGACAGTTTGGTGGTGATTGGCATGTCAGCCGCTGACTAGCTGGGTTGCGTAGGCGTCGAGTGAGAGGTTGCGGAGGAGATTGCGGCGCATTCCTGTGTAGACCTGGTCGAGACCTTTGCTGGCTTGCTCGATCCAGTGGAAGGTCAGGGCTGCTGAAAGGCGGTCGAGTTCGGGGCGAATGTCGGTGTTGCGGAGGAGTTCGGGCGTTCCTGAGTCGAGGAGAAGCAGGTCTTCGAGGAGGAGGGAAAGGGCTCGGAGAAGTGCGGCGGTTTTGTGCTGGCCTTCGGCTCCTGCGCGATAGGTTTCTGTCATCTTGAAGAGGGCTGAGTGATCGTTGTCCGATGAGGCATTGTGGATAAGGACGAGCGCGTCCGTGCGGGCAGCGATGTACGTAGCGAGATCGAAGCTGAGAGCTTTTCCTGCGGCTCCTTGCGCGAGGCGAGCGATGAGGGTTCGCTGCTTCGTGGGAACGTCGGGACGACCGTCGGCGAGGAGCATTTCGATCTCCTCGATCGGCAGAGCGCCGAGACGAACGGTGGCACAACGAGAGCGGATTGTGGGCAGGAGTTCGCCGGGATTCTCGGCGAGGATGATGAGGTGCGCGTAATCCGGCGGCTCCTCGAGAACCTTGAGGAGAGAGTTTGCGGCTTCCTTCATAAAGCTGGCCGCGGTGAGGATGAAGATCTTGCGCGGACCTTCGGAGGGAAGGCTGTGCGAGCGCTGGATGAGCGTGCGAACCTGGCCTAGTTTGATGAGGAGCTGCGGCGGATCGGGCGGAATGATGAGGACATCTGGATGAGGCTGGACGAGAACGCGGGTTTCCTTCTTGTCGGTCTCGCGGAGGTCTTCGCGGGCTGCGACCGCGGCTTCGATCTGCTCCTCTAAATTGACGGCGGTAACGATGCGGGTGCAGTTGCGGCAGACACCGCAGAAGCTGGCGAGCGACTGGCCGTTCGACCAGAGATCGCGAGGCTGACGTTCGCACTCGACGGCCATCGTGAGCATGAGAGCAAGGGTGTATTTTCCTGCTCCTGCGGGACCACTGAGGATGAGGGAGTGCGGAAGGCGACCTGCGGCGATGGCAGTTCGGAGCTGTTCGACGGCGGTTGAGTTGCCGTGAAAGTCGTTGAATGTTGCGGGGAAGGCCATCTCGATTTTTGTCCTTTCCGAGGTACCCCACCCCCCCGTACCTGAAGTACGAAAGTATTCAAAACAGGGCAGTTAGCAGTGACCCCTGATAAGCGATTCTGGGACTGGGAGCTTCCAGGGCGCCCCTCTGGCAGTGAGGTTTGTCAAGTTTGTGCCGCCTGTTTATTGTACAAGGGCAGTAATTCTATGAATCGTTATCTACTAGTTGGTAGTCTCATAGTCATGCAAGGTGAAACCGCAGATCGCATCCTCCAAACGGCCAAGGCGCTTATCTCTGACAGGGGATACTCGGCGTTCAGCTACGCGGATATTGCCGAGGCTGTCCAGATCAGCAAGGCCAGTATTCATCATCACTTTCCGACGAAGGCGAACCTGGTCGTTTCGGTCCTCAGGGCTCATCGAGAGAACTTTTTGCAAGGAACCGTGTCGCTGACCGAGCAGATCGACGATCCTTTGGCGCGGCTTCAGGCATACGTCCAGCACTGGGAAGGCTGCATTCGGGGAGGGAACGAACCATTTTGCATTGCCGCGCTGCTGGCTGCCGAGCTGCCGAGCCTTCCTGAGGAGGTCGGCTGCGAGGTCCAGAAACATTTTCTGGAGTTGAGTGGATGGATTCGCAGGACTCTTGAAGAGGGGATCAGTAAGAAGACGTTGAGACTTCGAAGGAGCGCCGAAGACGAGGCACAGACATTTATGGCAGTCGTCCATGGTGCGATGTTGTCGGCCCGGGCCCTTGGAAGCAGCGATGTATTTACGACCGTGACCAGCGATGCTTTGGAGCGAATTTCTATATAAATCTTAGCCGCGAAGTCTGAAGGGTGGCCTTCGT
Coding sequences:
- a CDS encoding TetR/AcrR family transcriptional regulator, whose translation is MQGETADRILQTAKALISDRGYSAFSYADIAEAVQISKASIHHHFPTKANLVVSVLRAHRENFLQGTVSLTEQIDDPLARLQAYVQHWEGCIRGGNEPFCIAALLAAELPSLPEEVGCEVQKHFLELSGWIRRTLEEGISKKTLRLRRSAEDEAQTFMAVVHGAMLSARALGSSDVFTTVTSDALERISI
- a CDS encoding L-threonylcarbamoyladenylate synthase; this encodes MTSPRITERLSPDQLKRAAELLRQGKLVAFPTETVYGLGANALDSQAVESIFEAKQRPHWDPLIVHISDRKMLSQVAEVPATAETLIAAFWPGPLTLLLPRSSAIPDQITANRPLVGVRMPRHPLALALIAAAGVPVAAPSANRFGHTSPTTAAHVLDDLDGRIDAILDGGPTEVGVESTVFDPSAGIIYRPGAITAAMLSELLGKPVQTYQPPPQQASPESLPSPGVGIRHYAPRATLTLVRDQEEMQERLSKLLGLQERVGVMLPFGWASPPGAVVFAWAAWKDPEGLARTVFAGLRELDSTGVAAIICPLPSASGIGAALRDRLEKASRRK
- a CDS encoding DNA polymerase III subunit, translated to MAFPATFNDFHGNSTAVEQLRTAIAAGRLPHSLILSGPAGAGKYTLALMLTMAVECERQPRDLWSNGQSLASFCGVCRNCTRIVTAVNLEEQIEAAVAAREDLRETDKKETRVLVQPHPDVLIIPPDPPQLLIKLGQVRTLIQRSHSLPSEGPRKIFILTAASFMKEAANSLLKVLEEPPDYAHLIILAENPGELLPTIRSRCATVRLGALPIEEIEMLLADGRPDVPTKQRTLIARLAQGAAGKALSFDLATYIAARTDALVLIHNASSDNDHSALFKMTETYRAGAEGQHKTAALLRALSLLLEDLLLLDSGTPELLRNTDIRPELDRLSAALTFHWIEQASKGLDQVYTGMRRNLLRNLSLDAYATQLVSG
- a CDS encoding class IV adenylate cyclase produces the protein MAEIELKFPVADIDALQSKLPALGFQLVTARTFESNTLYDTADRRLRDSHQILRLRQYGELWTVTHKRHPDDEDPAGADIRYKVRVETETTVADGPALAEIFKRIGYAPMFRYDKFRTEWAQNDAHLVIDETPIGIFAEVEGPIEWIDRTLVLLGIDSAVCLTDSYGRLFLGWKERTGSAALNLTWDEIQVAVPVETSKS